GGCACCTTGCGCCGGCGCCGCAGCAACTCCGTGACCTCGTCCTTGGCCGATTCGATGTGAGCCACGTCCAGCGGCTGCACCGCGATGGTCACCGAGCCGCCCCGTCCCCTATTGCGGATCTGGCCGGAGAACATCTTCTGGTAGGTGGATATCGGAATCAGCAGCATGTTGTCCTGATCGTTGCCCAGGAATGATCCTTTTTTGCCCAGCAGGGCTATCACCTCGAACCGGTTGCCGTTGATGCTTATCTCCTTGCCCAGGGGGTCCTGCTGGCCGAAAAGCTTCTCCACCACCGTGTAGCCCAGCATGGCCACCGGCCGGCTGTGCACCATGTCGACATTGGACATGGCCCGCCCGTCGATGATCTCATAATCGGCGATGAACTGGAACTCCGGAGTGGTGCCGTTGACTTCGGTGCCGATCACCTCCTGCTTGCCGAATTTGATATTGGCCATGATGTCCAGCATCGGGGCCACCCGCAGCACCGAGGGGCAGTTGTCCCTGATGGCGTAGGCGTCCTCGATGGTCAGGTTCTTGCGGCCCCTGGTCTTCAGCCAGTCGTCGTGGCTCATCACCAGGCCCTGTTTCTGGACATAGAGGGTGGTGGTGCCCAGGGAGGAGAGCTGTTTGGCGATCATCTTATTGAACCCGTCGATCAAAGCCAGCATCCCTATCACCGTCAGGACACCGATCAGTATCCCCAGAGTGGTCA
This sequence is a window from Candidatus Edwardsbacteria bacterium. Protein-coding genes within it:
- a CDS encoding ABC transporter permease — translated: MNIWESVRLAFDAIWAHKLRSGLTTLGILIGVLTVIGMLALIDGFNKMIAKQLSSLGTTTLYVQKQGLVMSHDDWLKTRGRKNLTIEDAYAIRDNCPSVLRVAPMLDIMANIKFGKQEVIGTEVNGTTPEFQFIADYEIIDGRAMSNVDMVHSRPVAMLGYTVVEKLFGQQDPLGKEISINGNRFEVIALLGKKGSFLGNDQDNMLLIPISTYQKMFSGQIRNRGRGGSVTIAVQPLDVAHIESAKDEVTELLRRRRKVPPSKPDDFGIVTADQIMGIFKKITAGVFGLMIGVTLLSLLVGGIGIMNIMLVSVNERIKEIGIRKAIGARKKDIMQQFIIEAVTLSLVGGITGMILGFILAWLVSIVIKLPASVSWWSVLLGFGFSAAVGIFFGWYPAQRAAELDPIEALRYE